The following proteins come from a genomic window of Vidua chalybeata isolate OUT-0048 chromosome 2, bVidCha1 merged haplotype, whole genome shotgun sequence:
- the LOC128784681 gene encoding cytochrome c oxidase copper chaperone, which translates to MSSVAAASCDGKGAGEAREEKKPLKPCCACPETKKARDACIIEKGEENCGHLIEAHKECMRALGFKI; encoded by the exons ATGTCCTCGGTGGCCGCCGCCAGCTGCGACGGCAAGGGCGCGGGGGAGGCGCGGGAGGAGAAGAAGCCGCTGAAGCCCTGCTGCGCCTGCCCCGAGACCAAGAAGGCGCGGGACGCCTG cattattgagaagggagaagaaaattgTGGGCACCTAATTGAAGCTCACAAGGAGTGTATGAGAGCTCTGGGCTTCAAGATATGA